In the genome of Bordetella avium, the window CTGGATTCGGTCATTACGGCCGTGGGCATGGTGCAGGATCTAAGCATCATGATGACGGCGGTGGTCGTGGCGATGGTCGTCATGATGTTGGCCAGCCGGCCGCTGATGGCTTTTGTCGGCCGTCATCCGACGGTGGTGATCCTCTGTCTGGGCCTGTTGTTGATGATCGGTTTCAGCCTCGTGGCTGAAGGTTTGGGGTACGAGATTCCGAAGGGCTACCTCTACGCCGCCATCGGTTTTGCGATTCTTATCGAAGTGTTCAACCAGCTGGCGCAGCGTAATCGCGATGTATCTGGGCTGGGACGGCGCGAGCGCACCGCACGCGCGGTGCTGAAGCTATTGCGCGGCGGACGCGAGTCGACGGCCGAGCCCGATATGGGCCTGGATGAGGAAGCCGCCTTCGCACCCGAGGAGAGCAGCCTCATCGAGGGGGTGTTGTCGATGGGTGAGCGCGATCTGCGCAGCATCATGGTGCCGCGTGGCGAAATGGTGTGGCTTGATGTGAAGGACGACGCCCAGACTGTGCTCAACAAATTTGCCTCGGGCCACTCGCGCTTGCCGTTGTGTGATGGCGATCCGGCCAATGTTGTGGGGGTATTGCACTTCAAAGATGTGCTGGGGCCGCTGCGCGTACCGGGCGCGGTGGATCTTATCGAGTTGGCCCAGGAGCCGCATTACGTGCCGGAGACCGTTCCCGTCATCAAGCTGCTGGCCGCCATGCGCGAATCTCGCGATCATCTGTTGATCGTGGTCGATGAGCACGGGGTCTGCGAAGGCTTGGTCACGCCGATGGATTTGCTGACTGCGGTGGCGGGGGATCTGCCTGAACATCCGGGCGACACCGTCTCCGGCGCTGCGCAGATGGCGGATGGTTCCTGGTTGCTTGACGGCCGGTTGGCCACGCCCGAGGCCGCACGCATCATCGGCGCGCCGGAGTTGGTGCTGGACTATGATGATGACGCCACGCTGGCGGGGTGTGTGCTGCGGGCGGCAGGCAGTCTGCCCATCGCTGGTGGAAAGACGCGCTGGCGCGATTGGGAGTTCGAGGTGACCCGCCTGGATGGCCGCCGCATTGCCCAGGTCCATGCGCGGCGGCTGGCCTGACGGCTCAGGCGCGTTCGTGTAGTTCCAGCTCCAGCGTGCCTAGGTCGCCGTAGCGTAGGCTGACGCGGCCTCGGGCCGGCACATCGATGACACCCGCATACGAGCCGGTAATGATGTGCTGGCCTGCAACCAGACCCTTGCCGTTTTCGCGCAGATAATTGACCAGCCAATATAGGCCGGCAAGCGGCTCGCCGTCAGGATGCCGGCCGTCGATCAGGCGTTCGGCCTGACCCTCGATATGCAGTGTAAGCGGCATCGTGGCGGGCGCGGCCTGGGTAATAGCGGGCCCCAACACGAGGCCATCATTATTGAGATGGTCCGCCAGTAATTCGATGTGAGGCAGATGTTGCGGTTCACGGTAGCGGCTGCCGATCACCTCCAGCGCTAGTCGGGCGCCGCCGATCGAGGCCTCGATTTCCGCTTGCGCATAGGGCTTTGCGCGCGGCGGTAGGTCGTGGCGCAGCTCGAAAGCGATTTCTGGTTCTATGCGCACCTGGCCTCGACCCAAGCTTAACGGGCCCGCACGTTGCAAGCCGCTTACATAAATGGGCGCCAAACGTAGTTTGTCCGGCAGCGGTAGACCACATTTCCATGCGGCGATGGGGTCGCCTTCGACTAATCGCAACGCGGATTGGGCTTGCTGGACCGCTAGCGCCTGGCCTTGAGTGGCGGGGCGGCAGGTCTCGGGCAAACGCTCACCCGGCGCATGCCGGGCCTTGCGCAGAATGCGGGCGGCAGCGGGAGCGCCAGCATAAAACTGGATGGGTTCGGACATGAGAGGCAAAAGGCTTAGTCTACGCTCCGGGACTCTATGCCATCAAGGCGCGGCGGGATTTCACTTTCTGCGCTGATGCCCGTCGTGCTTTCTTATTTTTTAGATTTTTGATTGTAGATATGGTAAACAAGCCGCTGATTTGATTAGTCAAGGTTACGGTGCCGCAACAGGTATGCGGGCCCTCTATTGCAATAATGGCTTCTTCGATGACCTTGGCGCTCGCGCGCTTTCTGTTTGGTTTTTCTCTTGCTTTGGCGTGCACGGCAATTTTCCTTGCGGTGAGCATGGTGTGCCTGTACTTCGTGCGCCGCGCGGTGCGAACGCTGCCCGATGAGCGTCATCAGGATCTGGTAAGTGCTGCGGCAGTACTGTTGTGTGTGGTGGTGGCGTTGCTGGGCTGTTATGCCAGCGGGCATGCTTTGCACGCTTGGCTGGGGCGCGGCATCGCCATGGGCCAACCCAACTGGCTTGCGGGCAATAGTCATGTGTCGGCTGCGGCGCTAATGGGCGCTACCGTGGCCTTAGGCTTGGCTGCGGCCATGCCGGGCTTGTGGCGGCGCCTGCGTGAGCCGCAAGCCAAGGCGGAAACGCCAGCGGTCTCCAGTAAGGCAAGCGCCAAACTGGCCAAGGTCGAGAAAACAGCCAAGGCCGAGAAAGCAGCCCGCCGTGCAGGGGGGCGTGCGCCGCGGATCGCCGCCCTGGGGTGGGGGGCGCTGTTTCTGATCTTGCTGGGTGGGGTCTTGCTGGCCTTTGCTTATATTGTGGCGCCGCCGGGTCCGGCGTCTTTGGCGGCGGGGGCCGATGCCAAAGCCATCGCCCGCGCCGATCTGCATGCCGAACATGCGAGCCGCGCCCGTCCGGTGTATTACGCGGGGGCGGGCTTGTTGGGGGCGGGAGGGCTGATGTTGCTCGCTTGGGTGGTCTTGCGCCGGCGCGAACAAGCCTGAACGCCGGAACTCAGGTACGCTCATTAATCTGGATTTCGGGTGCACACAAGGAGGAAGGGCGTGCGACATGCCAGTTTTACCGTGCTGCCCGGAAAGCTGTGGCGCTGTTTTTCGCTAACGCTAGTGTTTCTAGTGCCTTTGGTGGTCTGTCTTGTCGTGAGCTGGATGGCCGCGCAGCGCTTGACCCAGGCTCAGGCCGATGCAAAGGCTGCCATGGCCCGTAATCAGATCGGGCATATCCTGAATGAGGCCTGGCAGGCGGTCGACATGATGTTGCCCCTGTTGCGCGGCACTTGCGCCGAAGCGCGGCCCGTATTGGTACGCACACTCAACACAAAGCCCTATTTCCGCTCCTTGTTACTGTTGCAGGGGCAGCAGCCTTATTGCGCCACCAACCTCGTGGTGGCGCGCGCCAATACGCCGTCCTGGCGTTGGGAGGCGCCGCCGGGGCGCTGGTTGCGTCTGGTGGACGGTATGCCTTTCATGCGGGAGCGGCCTGCTTTGCTGGTCGGCGCTTCCGGTCATGGCGGACGCCGCGCCGTGGCCGTGGTCGACGGCCAGTATCTCCAGGAGATGCTGGACTCCGTGGCGGCGCTCGGTGGCCACCGCGTCGAATTCAAGATGCAGGGTGGCGGCAATCTGCTTAGCCGCCCGGCGGTGGCCGGCGGTGATGAGGGGGTGATGGCGCGTGAGGCATTCACCTCGGCAGGGGTGCCAGTCAGCATCGAGGTGATGCTGCCCGAATCAGAGGTCATCAAAGAATGGACGCGCATTCTGATCGGTTTCTTGCCGCTGGCTTTGTTGGTGAGCTGTTTGATGGTGTGGGCTTTACGCCATTTGCAGCTGCAGCAGACTTCCGTGCAGGATCAGATCCGCCGTGCGATGCGGGCGGGGGAGTTCCACATGGAGTACCAACCCATTTATTCATCCAAAAGTGGGCGCTGCGAGGGAGCCGAGGCGCTGATGCGTTGGCGGCATCCTGGGGCGGGTGCGATCAGCCCCGAGGTGTTCATCGCGGCGGCGGAGGCGGAAGGGGCAATCGTGCCCTTGACCCGTCACGCCTTGGGGCTGATTGCGCAAGACTTGCCTCAAATGAATCTGCCGGCAGGCTTTCATTTGAGTGTGAACCTGGCCGCCGAGCATTTGCTGCATCGGGAGTTCGTGAGTGATGTTGCGGCGTTTGCAGCCCGGATCGCGCCATGGTCTCCGCACCTGGTTCTGGAGTTGACCGAGCGCAGTCTGGTGGAGGATGCCGCCCAGGCCTTGAGCAATATCCGAGCAGTGCGCACGAGCGGCGTCAGCATCGCGATCGATGATTTCGGTTCGGGCTATTGTTCGCTGGCTTATCTGCAACAGTTTCCGGTGGATTACCTCAAGGTCGACAAGACGTTTATTGTCGGCATTGAAAATGCGCAGCAGGAGTCGCCCATTTTGGACATGATTTTGGCGCTGGCCCGTCGCCTCGAACTGGAGGTCGTTGCCGAAGGCGTGAGCACGCGTGGACAGTTGGACTATCTGTTGGCCCGGGACGTGGCGTATGTGCAGGGTTTTCTGGTGGCCGAGCCCATGCGGGCGCAGGTATTTGCCGACTGGTACCGGGAGCAGGTTTCCTTAAGCTGAATTGAAACCGCAGTCCGTTGCGGAAGCGGGCTTTGGTGGCGAGCCCGGCCTGTCGCCGGCTTGCGATGCTTGCCGTGCAGAGACTAGCCACCAGGAAAGACAGCAAGGACCTGCAGCGGGAGGCTCTCTTTGTCTGCCGGCACAACTGACGCTGACTAAGCTGTGGCGGCAAGCCATAAGAAAAGCCGGCGCAAGGGCCGGCTTTTCTTATGGCCTTGCGCTCGCTGGCCCGGCTCGGGCGGAGCTTTTGGCGCTTTGCCGCATCAGAATCCGTTGGCGTGGGGCGGGTAGTCCAGTTCGCCAAAGGTGTATTCACCCTTTGCCTTGGCTTGGGCAAGCTCCTGGGCGACTTCTGCGCGGGACTTGCCGGACTGGATTGCGAGGGTGGGCGGGTAGTCCAGTTCGCCGGTAGTGTACTGACCATCGGCCTTGGCTTGGGCCAGTTCCTGAGCCACTTGGGCGCGGGTTTTCGCTTGGCTGTCTTGCTGGCCGTACACGCCTTGATAGGGGATGTTGTTGGGCTCGATGTTTTGCGAGGCCTGGGCAGCAGCGGTCAATAGGGTCAAGGACATCAGTACAGCGGTGCTGAGGGTTTTCATAGTCTTTCCTTTGGTCTGGGGTTCCTGGGATCGGACCCGGCGGATAGCCCGTCAAAGTTCGTTTGTGTTTCCCAATGCCTGCATTGTGCGCGGTACGTAGACTAGGATAAACCCGGATTTTTTGAAAAGATTATTCCATTTATCGATGTAATATAGGGGGTGCTAGGGTTTTATTTCCCATTTTATCGCGTTCCACTATCGAGATTTGGGGAGGATAGCCTAAGCCATTGCTCGCAGCACGCCATGCCTGCCCATGAACAAAGGCGGGCAGCGGTTCGTTTTCGAATTAAAACGCGCAGATACGCGCGTCTCTCCTATACGAGCCGCTTAGCCTCGCCCGAGGCAGCCAGTGCCGGCTGGCAGGGAAGGGGAGCAAAAGGCGCAGATCGAGGGGTGCCGATATAATCACGGGTTCGGCCCGGCCTTTCTCGTTCTCGCGCTTCTTGCGCTTATCTCAAATGAAAAAACTCAGTGCTGTTTTGATGATGTCCGCTTTGCTTGCCGCCTGCGGCCAGAGCGATAACACCCCGCAGGCCGCCGCGCCGGCCGCTCCTAAGAAGGTTGTGGTGGGCCTGGATGACAATTTCCCGCCCATGGGTTTTCGCGACGAGAAGAATCAACTGGTCGGTTTTGACATCGACATGGCCCGGGAGGCCAGTCGCCGTATGGGCGTCGAAGTCGAGTTCAAGCCTATTGACTGGAGCGCCAAGGAGGCTGAGCTCAATGGCAAGCGCGTGGATGTGCTCTGGAACGGCCTGACGATCACCGACGAACGTAAGAAGAATATCGCTTTCACCCAGCCCTATATGGCGAATCACCAGATCATTCTGGTGACCGCATCCTCGCCTATTCAGACCAAGGCCGATCTGGCCGGCCGCGTTCTCGGGGCTCAAGATGGCAGCAGCGCCGTCGATGCCATCAAGAAAGAGGAAGCTGTGGCCAAGAGCCTGAAGGAGCTCAAGCTGTTCGGCGACAACGTGACGGCCCTGATGGATTTGTCGGCCACCCGCCTGGATGGCGTCGTGGTGGATGAGGTGGTGGGCCGTTATCTGGCCTCCAAGCGTCCGGGCGAGTATCGTGTTCTGGATGAAAACTTCGGCACCGAAGACTATGGCGTAGGCGTGCGCAAAGACGATACCGACTTGCATGCCAAGCTGGACCGCACGCTGGCCGACATGAAGCAGGACGGCACCTCGGGCCGCATCGCCACGCAGTGGTTCGGCGCCGACATCATTAAGTAAGCAGGGCAGGGCCCCAACCTCCGTATGGACTACGTAATATCTTTGTTGGGGCCGATGGCCGACGGCGCCAAGGTCACCCTGTCGCTGTTCTTCATCACGCTGGCCCTGGCCGTGCCGCTGGGGCTGTTGCTGGCCCTGGCGCGCCTTTCCCGTTTCCGGCTGCTGTCGCGTTTGGTGAACGCCTATATATGGCTGATGCGCGGCACGCCGCTGATGTTGCAGCTGCTGTTCATCTATTTTGCTCTGCCTTTCGTGCCGGTGATCGGCGTTCGGCTGCCTGACTTCCCGGCCGCCATCGTGGCCTTCGCCCTGAATTACGCCGCCTATTTCGCCGAGATTTTTCGCGCGGGCATCCTATCGGTGGATCGTGGGCAGTATGAAGGCAGCAAGGTGCTGGGGATGTCGTATTTGCAGACCATGCGCCGTATCGTACTGCCGCAGATGGTGCAGCGCGTGTTGCCCCCCATGAGCAATGAGACCATCACGCTGGTCAAAGATACGTCGCTGATCTACGTGCTGGCGCTCAATGACATTTTGCGCACCGCGCGCGGCATCGTGCAGCGGGATTTCACCACCACCCCGTTTCTGGTGGCGGCGGCCTTTTACCTTCTGATGACGCTGGTGCTGACCTGGTTCTTCCAGCACCTGGAAAAACGCTATGCCAAGTATGACGAGTAATCTGCCCATGATCGATGCCCTGGGCATCGTCAAATCTTTTGGCGGGACGCGGGTGCTGGATGGGCTGTCGCTCAGTCTTGCACAAGGGGAGGTAGTGGCCGTGATCGGGCCGTCGGGATCGGGCAAGAGCACGTTTTTGCGCTGCCTGAATCATCTGGAGACGATCGATCAGGGCAGTATCGCCATCGAAGGCGAGATGCTCGCGCGCGGGGCGCCGGACGGCCACAGCATCTATGTCAGCGATGCCGAGGTGCGCCGCATCTGCCGCAAAATGGGTATGGTGTTTCAGTCCTTCAATCTCTTTCCGCACATGACGGTTTTGCAGAACGTCATCGAAGCGCCGATGGTCGTCAAGGGCATGAAGCGCGACGCGATTGTGCCCAAGGCGGAGGAGCTGCTGCGCAAAGTGGGGCTGCTCAATAAGCGCGATAATTATCCGGGGCGGTTGTCGGGCGGTCAGAAGCAGCGGGTGGCGATTGCCCGGGCGCTGGCCATGGAGCCTGACATCATGCTCTTCGATGAGCCGACTTCGGCGCTGGACCCGGAGCTGACGGTCGAGGTGTTGCGCACCATGCGGCAATTGGCCGAAGAACATATGACCATGCTGGTCGTCACCCATGAAATGGGTTTCGCCCGAGAGGCCGCCCATCGCGTCATTTTCATGGACCAAGGGCGTATTGTCGAAGAAGCGCCGTCGCAGCAGTTTTTCGACGCGCCGCAACAGGCGCGCACCAAGGCGTTTCTGGGGCAGATGCTGTAGCGCTGCGCCGGCGGCATTGGCAATCTTTGGCTCACTATGCATGGTGGGCCGACGCCGCAGACTTATCTTGACGCGGGCTGCGCGTCTGCACAGGCTGGCTTGGCTGGCAGGGGCGAAACGCCTGCCTGAGCCAAGCCGCCCCGTTGCGGACCCGCCAAGCCGTGTTTGCGGCGGTGCTCGGCTATGTGTCGGGGCGCAGCCAGGTGACACTGGCCTGCCGGGCGTCACCATCACCTCATCCGTAACCTTAGCCGGGGGCTTCGCCTCGGTTTGTCCCGCTTTAGAACTGATACTGCACCCCTGCGCGCAGGGCGTATTCGCGGTAATCCTGCTTGCCCCAGTTGCCTGACAGGCTGGTCCAGCCGGTCCAGCTTTTGGCCAGGCGCGCGTTAAGGCCTGTCTTGAGTTCGTAGCGGGATTGGGGATACATGTTGTCGATGCGTTTGCCGTCCATACGGACGGTGGGCTCGATGCTGGAGCGCCACCAGTTGGCGGCAAGATAGGGCTGGAAGGTGTCGGCCTGGTGGTAGAGGCGGGCGCCCAGGCGGGTGAGCAGGCCATCGGCGTTGGCGCTGCCGATGCGCACGCCGGTGTTTTCGGTGAAGCCGGATTGGCGGTAGCCCAGGTAGATGAGCTGGGCCTGGGGTTCGATGACCCAGCGGCCGCTGAGGGCGGCGGCATAGCCGGTTTCGGCGGACAGGGCCCAACCGTGGGCCTGGTATTTTTCTTTTTCGAGCAACTGGCCTTCGACGCGGTTGCGGAAGGTGCCGATCTGGGCCCAGGTATCGACGTAGGGGCCCAGGCGGGTCAAGTCGTTGCCATACCAGGTGCCGTAGGCGCCCAGGCTCCAGGCTTGGCTGCGGCCGTTGGCGCGATAGGGGTTGCCGTCGGCGCGGGCGCGTGAGCTGCCCACGCCATAGCTGGCCATGAGGCCGGCATAGGTTTTGCCCTGGCCATCGGCGGAGGCCTGTTCATAGAGGTCGGCGCCGCCATGCAGGGTGAAGACGTCGGTCTTGGCGCTGTGGTTGCCGTCGCCGGTGTTGCCCTTGGCGTGGGCGCCTGTCATGCGCAGCCAGGAGGCGTGGGGCAGACGCTGAGTGGCTTGGGCCGGGGAGGTGGGCTGATCGCCGCGCCGGTCATCGAGGGTGTGGGTCAGGAATTGCTGAGCGAAGAACTGGTTGGCCAGATAGGCGCCGACTTCGGGGCGGTAGAGGGGCTCATCCGGCTGGTTATTGATTTTTTCCGAGCGCAGATACCAGGCCTCGGCATTGCTGCCGTCGGTGGCGCCGCGCAGCAGGCGGTACTCGTAAGGCCCGGCCACCGCGCGGCCCTCTAGCGCGAAGGCGTCGGTGGTGGTGGTGGCGCCATTGATGGCGTCGATGACCAGGATGCCGTTCTTGGTCTGGGCACCCGTTCCCCCGCTATTTCTGATCTGGACCAGCGTGCTGCCCCTGGCCCTGCCGCCATCGATGACGAGCCGGTCACTGGGGGAGTTGTCGCCAGCGAGATGTGTATTGAGGGTGAGCTCACCCTCATCCGAATAATACTGTTCTACAGTCAAGGTGCGATACAAAGCAGGATTGGCACCATTGACTGGGGTGAATCGAATGGCGCTGGAGCTTGTCGTAAGTTCCGTGACTTGCGAGTCACCCGTTACCCACCATGTTGACTCGCCGTACATACTTAGCTCGGATCGAGCGCCGTTGACCTGAGTCGTTCGACCGACAAGCACGACGCTGTCGGCTTCGATTTCCAATTCGCTCGTCGGCGCATTGAGTTCCCACAGCGCCTTTGCGCCGGCAATATGACTTTTGACAATCAATGCCGCCATTGAACCACCTTCGGACAGGAAAGCGCTTCCTCGCTCAGATACGAGTTTGGAATCCGAAATAACGGTCGCTGATGCCCCTGCCGCGATGTGGATCGCGGCGGAATCTGCGCCCCGAGTGGTGATGGCGCCATCGTAAAGGTCGAACGAGCCGTCTGTACCAAACGAGACGCCATGTGTAGCGTCGGCGCTTGTGCTGAGTGTGCTTTTCTTCATTGACACCCTGCTCTGTCCCGCGTTGGCGGGATCGTCAATCCGTACCGCATGAGCGCCCCTGCCTGACGTGATGATTTGGCTATTCTCCATCTGAATGTCGCCGCCGTTGAAGGAATACACCCCGAACGCAGAATCGCCGCTGGTCGATATCTTGGCGCCGGTGGCGAAAATTTCACTGCTGTCTGACTCAGCTTAGAAACCGTAGCCATTTACACCGTTGGTCTGGACGTCGACGCCTCCGTTAAGGTGAATATATCCGCCGGTATTGGCGTAAACGCCGTACCGGTTGTCACCTGAAGCATACGAAGACACTTTATTTGTTGCTGTGATCGATCCGCTATTAATCGCCTGTAGCGCGGCAGAGTTGGTATCTGTACTGGTTACGGTGTAGTCGCCACTCGCCACTTCGTTTGTTCCGTTTACCAGAAGGGGGGCCGCCATTGTGTGATCCCAAGCGAGCAGCGCGAGGATTACGGCCAGCATCTTTTTGGGCATTACGGGCATCAACGGCTGTGGGTGCGGCAGAGCCTGCACAGAACTCAACGCGCGTAGAGGGGTGGCGTGCATAAAATGTCCTTGTCGCTCAGTGATGCGACGCTAGTTGTATGAACTTGCGGAGCACGCGGCAGCCCATGCGCTCAGGAATCGCGTTAGCGCGAGCTTCCCGTCCTAGAATCGAGAGATAAGCCGGAAAGACAGTCAAACGGCGATGCGGTGGTTGCTGGCCTGTACCCATGGTGATTACTGCGTATGGCATACCGCCGTGGTTTGCGCGTGTTGCGCTCAGTGAGTGGGGAGGGTGTGCTTACCTGACCTTTCAACCGGCGAGAGGAGGCTTGTGGCGACAGCGGGTGGCGCAGGTCGGGGCTGGTCTTCGAGGCAGGCGTTTTGGCGACGGACACAGCACGAGCTTCCAGGAAAGAATGTGGGCAGACAGGTTTTTTTGAGGAATTAAACCTTCTTTCCTGAAGCACAAAAATCGTACAGGTCTCAAATATTAAACGGTAGGGGTGGACGCACTGATGTGCGGATCGCGCTGATTGAGCGGATGGCGATATGGCCTGTGTTGGGCCCCGTGGGAGAGACGTGCCGCCCGGCTTGGCCGGGACGGCGTAGCGTCATGATGATTAGTGTTGCAGCGCGAGGGCTTTTTGGTGGGTGCGTTGGCGCACGGCGGAAACGACCAGCAGCAGGATCAGGGCCACGCAGGCGATGACAAAGCCCAGGCTGATGGGGCGCGTCACGAAGACGGCCAGGTCACCCCGCGACAGCAGGAGGGCGCGGCGGAAGTTTTCTTCCACCATGGGGCCCAGCACAAAGCCGAGCAGCAGCGGCGCGGGCTCAAAGCGCAGGCGCATGAGCAGATAGCCGGCGATCCCAAAGAAGGTGACCATGCCGACGTCGAAGAGATTGTTGTTGGTGCTGTAAACCCCCACGCAAACAAAGAAGAGCGCGGCGGGGAAGAGATAGCGAAAAGGCACCGACAGTAGGCGCACCCACATGCCGATCAGCGGCAGGTTCAAGAGCAGCAGCAGCACGTTGCCGACCCAGAAGCTGGCGATCAGCCCCCAGAACATATCGGCGTGCTCGATCATCATTTGCGGTCCGGGTTGGATGCCGTGAATGATAAGCGCGCCTAACATCAGCGCCATGACCGGATCGCCAGGGATGCCCAGGCTCATGGTCGGGATAAAGCCGGTCTGCGTGGAGGCGCTGGTGGCGGCCTCGGGGCCGGCGATGCCTTCGATTGCGCCGCGGCCAAAGCGTT includes:
- a CDS encoding DUF4148 domain-containing protein — its product is MKTLSTAVLMSLTLLTAAAQASQNIEPNNIPYQGVYGQQDSQAKTRAQVAQELAQAKADGQYTTGELDYPPTLAIQSGKSRAEVAQELAQAKAKGEYTFGELDYPPHANGF
- a CDS encoding amino acid ABC transporter ATP-binding protein, which translates into the protein MIDALGIVKSFGGTRVLDGLSLSLAQGEVVAVIGPSGSGKSTFLRCLNHLETIDQGSIAIEGEMLARGAPDGHSIYVSDAEVRRICRKMGMVFQSFNLFPHMTVLQNVIEAPMVVKGMKRDAIVPKAEELLRKVGLLNKRDNYPGRLSGGQKQRVAIARALAMEPDIMLFDEPTSALDPELTVEVLRTMRQLAEEHMTMLVVTHEMGFAREAAHRVIFMDQGRIVEEAPSQQFFDAPQQARTKAFLGQML
- a CDS encoding TerC family protein, giving the protein MLFDWMSDPTAWVGLATLIVLEIVLGIDNLVFIAILADKLPAHQRNQARMLGLTLALVMRLGLLASIAWVVTLTAPLFTVLGAEISGRDLILIFGGLFLLFKGTMELHERVEGRSHVSGDRQHYAVFWQVIAQIVVLDAVFSLDSVITAVGMVQDLSIMMTAVVVAMVVMMLASRPLMAFVGRHPTVVILCLGLLLMIGFSLVAEGLGYEIPKGYLYAAIGFAILIEVFNQLAQRNRDVSGLGRRERTARAVLKLLRGGRESTAEPDMGLDEEAAFAPEESSLIEGVLSMGERDLRSIMVPRGEMVWLDVKDDAQTVLNKFASGHSRLPLCDGDPANVVGVLHFKDVLGPLRVPGAVDLIELAQEPHYVPETVPVIKLLAAMRESRDHLLIVVDEHGVCEGLVTPMDLLTAVAGDLPEHPGDTVSGAAQMADGSWLLDGRLATPEAARIIGAPELVLDYDDDATLAGCVLRAAGSLPIAGGKTRWRDWEFEVTRLDGRRIAQVHARRLA
- a CDS encoding amino acid ABC transporter permease gives rise to the protein MDYVISLLGPMADGAKVTLSLFFITLALAVPLGLLLALARLSRFRLLSRLVNAYIWLMRGTPLMLQLLFIYFALPFVPVIGVRLPDFPAAIVAFALNYAAYFAEIFRAGILSVDRGQYEGSKVLGMSYLQTMRRIVLPQMVQRVLPPMSNETITLVKDTSLIYVLALNDILRTARGIVQRDFTTTPFLVAAAFYLLMTLVLTWFFQHLEKRYAKYDE
- a CDS encoding amino acid ABC transporter substrate-binding protein, with product MKKLSAVLMMSALLAACGQSDNTPQAAAPAAPKKVVVGLDDNFPPMGFRDEKNQLVGFDIDMAREASRRMGVEVEFKPIDWSAKEAELNGKRVDVLWNGLTITDERKKNIAFTQPYMANHQIILVTASSPIQTKADLAGRVLGAQDGSSAVDAIKKEEAVAKSLKELKLFGDNVTALMDLSATRLDGVVVDEVVGRYLASKRPGEYRVLDENFGTEDYGVGVRKDDTDLHAKLDRTLADMKQDGTSGRIATQWFGADIIK
- a CDS encoding hydratase, yielding MSEPIQFYAGAPAAARILRKARHAPGERLPETCRPATQGQALAVQQAQSALRLVEGDPIAAWKCGLPLPDKLRLAPIYVSGLQRAGPLSLGRGQVRIEPEIAFELRHDLPPRAKPYAQAEIEASIGGARLALEVIGSRYREPQHLPHIELLADHLNNDGLVLGPAITQAAPATMPLTLHIEGQAERLIDGRHPDGEPLAGLYWLVNYLRENGKGLVAGQHIITGSYAGVIDVPARGRVSLRYGDLGTLELELHERA
- a CDS encoding EAL domain-containing protein, coding for MRHASFTVLPGKLWRCFSLTLVFLVPLVVCLVVSWMAAQRLTQAQADAKAAMARNQIGHILNEAWQAVDMMLPLLRGTCAEARPVLVRTLNTKPYFRSLLLLQGQQPYCATNLVVARANTPSWRWEAPPGRWLRLVDGMPFMRERPALLVGASGHGGRRAVAVVDGQYLQEMLDSVAALGGHRVEFKMQGGGNLLSRPAVAGGDEGVMAREAFTSAGVPVSIEVMLPESEVIKEWTRILIGFLPLALLVSCLMVWALRHLQLQQTSVQDQIRRAMRAGEFHMEYQPIYSSKSGRCEGAEALMRWRHPGAGAISPEVFIAAAEAEGAIVPLTRHALGLIAQDLPQMNLPAGFHLSVNLAAEHLLHREFVSDVAAFAARIAPWSPHLVLELTERSLVEDAAQALSNIRAVRTSGVSIAIDDFGSGYCSLAYLQQFPVDYLKVDKTFIVGIENAQQESPILDMILALARRLELEVVAEGVSTRGQLDYLLARDVAYVQGFLVAEPMRAQVFADWYREQVSLS
- a CDS encoding autotransporter family protein, with the translated sequence MAALIVKSHIAGAKALWELNAPTSELEIEADSVVLVGRTTQVNGARSELSMYGESTWWVTGDSQVTELTTSSSAIRFTPVNGANPALYRTLTVEQYYSDEGELTLNTHLAGDNSPSDRLVIDGGRARGSTLVQIRNSGGTGAQTKNGILVIDAINGATTTTDAFALEGRAVAGPYEYRLLRGATDGSNAEAWYLRSEKINNQPDEPLYRPEVGAYLANQFFAQQFLTHTLDDRRGDQPTSPAQATQRLPHASWLRMTGAHAKGNTGDGNHSAKTDVFTLHGGADLYEQASADGQGKTYAGLMASYGVGSSRARADGNPYRANGRSQAWSLGAYGTWYGNDLTRLGPYVDTWAQIGTFRNRVEGQLLEKEKYQAHGWALSAETGYAAALSGRWVIEPQAQLIYLGYRQSGFTENTGVRIGSANADGLLTRLGARLYHQADTFQPYLAANWWRSSIEPTVRMDGKRIDNMYPQSRYELKTGLNARLAKSWTGWTSLSGNWGKQDYREYALRAGVQYQF